The following are encoded together in the Parabacteroides chongii genome:
- a CDS encoding amidohydrolase has translation MSILIKEVELNGVATDIYIENKYIKQIGTNLPVTADTVIDGRRKAVIPGFVNTHGHAAMTLFRGFGDDMPLMPWLEEKIWPNEAKLTKEDVYWGAKLACLEMIKSGTTTFFDMYHKFHATAEAVEEMGIRANISSACFDQFKPELTEKSKQTIQKLYNEMDRYSKRIHFSIGPHAIYTVSGELLQWADAFAREHNVLIQLHLAETEGEVENSVKNFGLTPVRYLYKLGVLSPRLLISHGIYVDDDEIRMLADHEVKVAHNPASNMKLASGMHFKFQEMREAGILIGLGTDGCSSSNNLDMIEAMKLASLLGKVWRKDPEAVTADEIFQSATANGAAIANLKAGKIAEGYLADLSLIDLNMPAFTPNFNFISNLVYAANGNCIDTVICDGKVLMQDKKVPGEEDIMERAAQIAYNLIKR, from the coding sequence ATGAGTATATTGATCAAAGAGGTAGAGCTGAATGGAGTTGCTACCGATATTTATATAGAAAACAAATATATCAAACAGATAGGCACAAACCTTCCTGTAACGGCCGATACTGTTATTGACGGTCGTCGTAAAGCCGTAATTCCCGGTTTTGTGAATACACATGGTCATGCTGCAATGACCTTGTTTCGTGGTTTTGGCGACGATATGCCGTTGATGCCCTGGTTGGAAGAAAAGATATGGCCTAACGAAGCCAAACTGACAAAGGAGGATGTTTATTGGGGAGCCAAACTGGCTTGTCTGGAAATGATAAAAAGCGGGACAACCACTTTCTTTGATATGTACCATAAGTTCCATGCGACAGCAGAGGCTGTGGAAGAGATGGGTATCAGAGCTAATATTTCCAGTGCCTGTTTCGACCAGTTTAAACCGGAGTTGACGGAGAAAAGTAAACAAACGATCCAAAAACTATATAATGAAATGGATCGTTACAGCAAGCGGATACATTTTTCGATAGGTCCGCACGCTATTTATACCGTTTCCGGCGAATTACTGCAGTGGGCGGATGCTTTTGCACGGGAACACAATGTTTTGATCCAGCTACATCTGGCGGAAACAGAAGGTGAAGTGGAAAACTCCGTGAAGAACTTCGGATTGACACCTGTCCGCTATTTATATAAGTTGGGAGTGTTGTCTCCCCGGTTGTTGATCTCCCACGGCATTTATGTCGATGACGATGAAATTCGTATGTTGGCAGACCATGAGGTAAAAGTGGCACATAATCCGGCATCCAATATGAAACTGGCTTCCGGGATGCACTTTAAGTTCCAGGAGATGCGTGAGGCAGGTATTTTGATTGGATTGGGAACGGACGGTTGTTCGTCATCCAATAATCTCGATATGATAGAGGCAATGAAGCTAGCTTCTTTATTGGGAAAGGTTTGGAGAAAAGACCCTGAAGCCGTTACAGCCGACGAGATATTCCAGTCTGCGACAGCCAATGGAGCGGCTATTGCTAACCTGAAGGCAGGAAAAATAGCTGAAGGCTATCTGGCCGATCTTTCTTTGATCGATTTGAATATGCCCGCATTTACACCGAATTTCAATTTCATATCCAATCTGGTCTATGCGGCTAACGGAAATTGTATCGATACGGTGATCTGTGACGGGAAAGTCCTGATGCAGGATAAAAAGGTACCGGGTGAAGAAGATATCATGGAGCGAGCTGCCCAAATAGCTTATAACTTAATTAAACGATAA